A single genomic interval of Calditrichota bacterium harbors:
- a CDS encoding DUF4388 domain-containing protein, protein MKEVFIVSESEDIFSMFSGALSYLPVHFSWVGDMDVAEKQFRNEKPDFVFFAVNKLTLLHNWVARYKSFKLKTPFLCFISKIGWEKRELLWMAGAAEVIELPKLNKEFRQIVESILVSSTEENADSGLSGSLSLMNVINLIQTFQDGKKNGIIELISKNRVGQLQFYKGKLVNAQFKSQKPLDAVLAMSLWREGVYTISLDKTRHAHKLKLENEEIIKECQNHILAREKLLNSLPDREVVFYASPLLDYEKISAADRKSLLFFKFGKSLNGFLEKNSEGSLEFLKGIDNWVENGSLIEKEEYQKQQLKIKEQKNQSGVKKIIDKIFSKKVTDEEQSSKTQKTVKNIIKENSHKKSHLFDRYEVLAEFGRILEN, encoded by the coding sequence ATGAAAGAAGTGTTCATTGTAAGTGAAAGTGAAGATATTTTTTCAATGTTTTCCGGTGCGTTATCTTATCTTCCGGTTCATTTCTCATGGGTCGGGGATATGGATGTTGCAGAAAAGCAATTCCGAAATGAGAAACCGGATTTTGTTTTTTTTGCCGTTAATAAACTAACTCTTCTTCATAACTGGGTTGCCCGTTATAAATCATTCAAACTAAAGACTCCCTTTTTATGTTTTATTTCCAAAATTGGTTGGGAAAAGCGTGAACTGCTTTGGATGGCAGGTGCTGCTGAAGTGATTGAATTGCCAAAATTAAATAAAGAATTCAGGCAAATTGTTGAGTCAATTCTTGTTTCTTCAACCGAGGAAAACGCAGATAGCGGATTGAGTGGCAGTTTAAGTTTGATGAATGTGATAAACCTGATTCAAACATTTCAGGATGGCAAAAAGAATGGTATTATAGAATTGATAAGTAAAAACAGGGTGGGACAATTACAGTTTTACAAAGGTAAACTTGTAAACGCTCAGTTTAAATCACAAAAACCACTGGATGCGGTTTTAGCGATGTCTTTATGGCGTGAAGGCGTTTATACCATTTCATTGGACAAAACGCGTCATGCGCATAAGTTAAAACTTGAAAATGAAGAGATAATTAAGGAATGCCAAAATCATATTCTTGCCAGGGAAAAGTTGTTAAATTCTTTGCCGGATAGAGAAGTGGTATTTTATGCTTCACCACTGCTGGATTATGAAAAAATAAGTGCAGCCGATAGGAAAAGCCTACTGTTTTTTAAATTTGGAAAATCTTTAAATGGATTTTTAGAGAAAAATTCTGAAGGCTCGTTGGAGTTTTTAAAAGGAATTGATAACTGGGTTGAAAATGGCTCATTGATTGAAAAAGAAGAATATCAAAAACAGCAACTGAAAATTAAAGAACAGAAAAACCAATCCGGTGTAAAGAAAATTATTGACAAAATATTTTCTAAAAAAGTTACAGATGAAGAACAATCATCTAAAACTCAAAAAACAGTAAAAAATATTATCAAAGAAAACTCGCATAAAAAGTCGCACCTATTTGACCGCTATGAAGTTTTGGCTGAATTTGGCCGGATATTGGAGAATTAA
- a CDS encoding PLP-dependent transferase yields the protein MGFQTDAIHAGQTAEPVTGAIMTPIFQTSTYVQEEIGKHKGFEYSRTQNPTRHAMEENIAVLESGKYGIAFSSGLAAISSIIEMLEQGDHVICTDNVYGGTFRVFDTVFKKFGLDFSFVDTSNFALIEQACTEKTKLIFVETPTNPMLTLTSLKKLADYGKKQNILTVVDNTFMSPYFQKPLEFGIDLVVHSTTKYLNGHSDVVGGIVLTANKELSDKLHYIQNAVGAVPGPMDCFLVLRATKTLALRMREHEKNSIALANFLNDHPKVEKVIYPGLESHPQHELAKEQMSGFGGIISIELGSLENSRKFAESLKIFALAESLGGVESLVDHPAIMTHASVPQNERVKLGITDGLIRLSVGVEDEEDLIEDVRQALGNI from the coding sequence ATGGGTTTTCAAACCGACGCGATTCATGCCGGACAAACAGCAGAGCCGGTAACCGGCGCAATTATGACACCGATATTTCAAACCTCAACGTATGTGCAGGAAGAGATTGGAAAACATAAAGGGTTTGAGTATTCCCGTACACAAAACCCAACAAGGCATGCCATGGAAGAAAATATTGCTGTCCTTGAAAGCGGAAAATATGGGATCGCTTTTTCATCCGGTTTGGCTGCAATTTCATCCATAATTGAAATGTTGGAACAAGGTGATCATGTAATCTGTACCGATAATGTTTATGGTGGAACTTTCCGGGTGTTTGATACAGTCTTTAAAAAGTTTGGTTTAGATTTCAGTTTCGTAGATACTTCAAATTTTGCACTTATTGAACAGGCATGCACAGAAAAAACAAAACTGATTTTTGTCGAAACTCCAACCAACCCAATGCTAACTTTAACTTCCCTGAAAAAGTTAGCAGATTATGGTAAAAAACAGAATATTTTAACTGTTGTAGACAACACATTTATGAGCCCATACTTTCAAAAACCTTTGGAATTTGGGATTGATCTTGTCGTGCACAGTACAACAAAATATTTAAATGGGCACAGCGATGTTGTTGGTGGTATTGTTTTAACAGCAAATAAAGAGTTGTCTGATAAGCTTCATTATATCCAAAATGCAGTAGGTGCAGTGCCTGGCCCAATGGATTGTTTTTTAGTTCTTAGAGCAACAAAAACACTGGCTTTAAGAATGCGTGAACATGAAAAAAATAGCATTGCACTGGCTAATTTTTTAAATGATCATCCAAAAGTGGAAAAAGTAATATATCCCGGTCTGGAAAGTCATCCACAACACGAATTGGCAAAAGAACAAATGAGCGGCTTTGGTGGCATTATCAGTATTGAGCTAGGTAGCCTGGAAAATTCGCGTAAATTTGCTGAGTCACTAAAAATATTTGCCCTGGCTGAAAGCCTTGGTGGTGTAGAAAGCCTGGTGGATCATCCTGCAATTATGACTCATGCATCCGTTCCTCAGAATGAACGTGTAAAACTTGGTATAACTGACGGATTAATCCGTTTGTCTGTTGGTGTTGAAGACGAGGAAGATCTGATAGAAGATGTAAGGCAGGCACTGGGAAATATATAA
- a CDS encoding transglycosylase SLT domain-containing protein, with protein sequence MKKLYLYFITIILFSISWYPADDTGFSSYILPRMLKVVADADSAYDVKDYSLATKYFSELNDESAKNLSNSSRFKFAYAQYRNGDWAKSNENFDFLYQKSKNYLPQYRSFFKIKNLWHLNRLEASAQAEKYIKTYKKSALSDSLLLPLADYLFENKRFTKARKYYQLFKKRKVDKNKIAYSAIQASLCLYHSKKRSIAKDEFIQVLRKYPSSSETFRFVQWLRQEEEKFSEEHFFKIADVYYKNKNYSPLKSLLEEYIKGENDKDLKEKARFNLIKLYFAKKQYSTALYGFNNLLEHLNNKSLEPRIRLYIARIHLYKGQKQKAITAYLDYASRFPRRRIAPEAAWKAAWISEEMKNLPRAMELYKLVRKKWPGNKLAREAYFREGFTSFRLGNVHKAESIFNSIRYKRWPDVDKNRAKFWVALCRDMQNDSLAARSLRKELAENLWDDYYTMKSYLMHKSDFDSTIGILSKFEDSSQNLSYYAATGLIKNFEEAFEVKDVLGEKYAFAALEDIKLSAKSQDEWIALAEIYKKLKAYSKAFKAYDYINWKFFSDKPFIDKAFILKERFPYYYDSYVHKYARNSKIEPELILALMKQESIFDFNAHSWANAYGLMQLIPATAREMANLKNVDLKEINQLFDPELNIKLGTHYLKQLSKRFKGKKEWVLAAYNAGPHRVKRWKKLPGSDQIDVFIENVEYSQTRDYVRKVMKNYWAYKLLQNNFQLENSDLLLGLQ encoded by the coding sequence ATGAAAAAGTTATATTTATACTTTATAACAATAATTCTATTCTCGATAAGTTGGTATCCGGCAGATGATACTGGCTTTTCATCGTATATTTTGCCTCGAATGTTAAAAGTTGTTGCAGATGCTGATAGTGCTTATGATGTAAAGGATTATTCATTAGCAACGAAATATTTCAGTGAACTTAATGATGAATCTGCAAAAAACTTATCGAACTCCTCTCGCTTCAAATTTGCATATGCTCAATATAGAAATGGTGATTGGGCAAAAAGTAACGAAAATTTTGATTTTCTCTACCAAAAGTCAAAAAACTATTTACCTCAATATAGATCCTTTTTTAAAATAAAAAATCTCTGGCATTTAAACAGACTGGAAGCTTCCGCTCAAGCAGAGAAGTACATCAAAACATATAAAAAATCAGCCCTTTCAGATTCTCTTCTTTTACCGCTGGCTGATTACCTTTTTGAAAACAAGCGCTTTACCAAGGCCAGAAAATACTATCAATTGTTTAAAAAGCGGAAGGTTGATAAAAATAAAATAGCCTATAGCGCAATCCAGGCATCATTATGTTTGTATCATTCAAAAAAACGTTCGATTGCAAAAGATGAATTTATTCAGGTTTTGAGAAAATATCCTTCAAGCTCGGAAACGTTCAGGTTTGTGCAGTGGCTCCGTCAGGAAGAAGAAAAGTTTTCTGAAGAGCACTTTTTTAAAATTGCGGATGTTTATTATAAAAATAAAAATTATTCACCATTAAAAAGTTTACTTGAAGAATACATAAAAGGTGAGAATGACAAAGATCTCAAGGAAAAGGCACGCTTCAATTTAATTAAACTTTATTTTGCAAAAAAACAATACAGTACTGCGCTTTATGGTTTTAATAATTTGCTTGAACACTTGAATAATAAAAGTCTTGAGCCAAGAATTCGTCTTTACATTGCGCGGATACATTTATATAAAGGTCAAAAACAAAAAGCAATTACAGCCTATTTGGATTATGCGTCTCGGTTTCCAAGGAGAAGAATTGCTCCTGAAGCTGCCTGGAAAGCTGCATGGATTAGCGAGGAAATGAAGAACCTGCCAAGAGCGATGGAATTATATAAACTTGTCAGGAAAAAATGGCCTGGCAATAAACTGGCACGAGAGGCGTACTTCCGGGAAGGATTTACTTCTTTTCGTTTGGGAAATGTGCATAAGGCAGAGTCAATTTTTAATTCTATCCGCTATAAAAGATGGCCGGATGTCGATAAAAATCGGGCTAAATTTTGGGTCGCACTTTGCCGGGATATGCAAAATGATTCGCTAGCTGCCCGGAGTTTAAGAAAAGAATTGGCTGAGAATTTATGGGATGATTATTATACAATGAAGAGCTATCTGATGCATAAGTCAGATTTTGACAGCACAATAGGCATTTTGTCAAAATTTGAAGATAGCTCACAAAATCTTTCATACTATGCTGCTACCGGTTTAATAAAAAATTTTGAAGAAGCTTTTGAAGTAAAAGATGTGTTAGGTGAAAAGTATGCATTTGCAGCCCTTGAAGATATCAAGCTTTCAGCTAAATCTCAGGATGAGTGGATTGCACTGGCTGAGATTTACAAAAAATTGAAAGCATACAGCAAGGCTTTTAAAGCCTATGATTATATCAACTGGAAATTCTTCTCGGACAAACCTTTTATTGACAAAGCATTTATTTTAAAAGAACGATTTCCATATTATTATGATTCATATGTCCACAAGTATGCACGTAATTCCAAAATTGAACCGGAATTGATTTTAGCCTTGATGAAGCAGGAAAGTATTTTTGATTTTAATGCTCATTCCTGGGCTAATGCGTATGGTTTAATGCAACTTATTCCGGCTACGGCAAGGGAAATGGCCAACCTTAAAAATGTAGACTTAAAGGAAATTAACCAGCTTTTTGATCCTGAACTGAATATTAAACTTGGGACGCATTATCTAAAACAATTGTCGAAACGGTTTAAAGGAAAAAAAGAATGGGTTTTGGCTGCTTATAACGCCGGGCCTCACCGGGTTAAACGCTGGAAAAAGCTTCCGGGGTCAGATCAGATAGATGTATTTATAGAAAATGTTGAATACAGCCAGACAAGAGATTATGTACGAAAAGTTATGAAAAATTATTGGGCCTATAAACTGCTTCAAAATAATTTTCAGCTAGAAAACAGTGATCTGCTTTTAGGATTACAATAA
- a CDS encoding DUF72 domain-containing protein gives MNYLFGTSGFSYDDWKGNFYPENIKKNEMLSFYSGIFKVVEINVTYYTIPSAASFEKMAAKTEDQFEFIVKVHQETTHRRKENEASINLLVEALRPLSEQKKLAGLLAQFPYSFPNSEINRKYLRKTKDFIKNIPLFVEFRNASWNKSAVKEFLFTNNIGYVNVDEPNLKGLLPQQDWLTSDLGYVRFHGRNEKKWWDGKGSERYEYNYNQDQLKEWLIRISEILKKSYKSYIFFNNHPKGNAPANAQSLQKLVKQYIHK, from the coding sequence ATGAACTATCTGTTTGGTACTTCCGGTTTTAGTTACGATGACTGGAAAGGAAATTTCTATCCGGAAAATATTAAAAAGAATGAGATGCTTTCTTTTTATAGTGGAATATTCAAAGTAGTAGAAATTAACGTTACTTATTATACAATACCTTCAGCAGCGTCTTTTGAAAAAATGGCAGCTAAAACAGAAGACCAGTTTGAATTTATAGTAAAAGTTCACCAGGAAACGACACACCGGCGTAAAGAAAATGAAGCATCAATAAATTTGTTGGTGGAGGCATTAAGACCGTTATCGGAGCAAAAAAAACTTGCCGGGTTATTAGCACAGTTTCCATACTCTTTTCCAAATTCAGAGATAAATAGAAAGTACCTAAGAAAAACAAAAGATTTTATTAAAAATATTCCCTTATTTGTGGAGTTTCGAAATGCCAGCTGGAATAAATCGGCAGTAAAAGAGTTTTTATTTACAAACAACATTGGTTATGTAAATGTAGATGAACCTAATCTAAAAGGTTTGCTTCCCCAACAGGATTGGCTTACCTCAGATTTAGGTTATGTAAGATTTCATGGAAGAAATGAAAAAAAATGGTGGGATGGTAAAGGAAGTGAACGATATGAGTATAATTATAATCAAGACCAGTTAAAGGAATGGCTTATCCGGATAAGTGAGATATTAAAAAAATCATATAAATCTTATATATTTTTCAATAATCACCCCAAAGGAAATGCGCCGGCAAATGCCCAGTCTTTACAGAAATTGGTTAAACAATATATTCATAAATAG